In Leisingera sp. NJS204, the DNA window GCTTAACGGCTGAAACAGCTCCGGGCAAGATTTGATCAAATCAACGCTTGCCCGGGTCCCGTGACAGGCCGGCTGCCAAAAACAGATATGTTCCGGGCTGTTTCCCGTGCCGGGATACGGCCTTACTCAAACCACTGGTCCCAGCCGTCCTGGTAATACCCGGCCAGCGCATGGGATTGCAGCGAGTTGATCGCCACGTCAACCGGCCCGGTGTCATCCCCAAAGACCTGCGCCGCCTGCCACACAGCGGCATTCAAGAACTTCAGCCCCGCAGGCAGTGTCAGTTCCCGCGGCCTTAGCGCCTGCGGCGTGGCCAGCACAAATCCCCAATCGCCAAAGCTTGGCACATAGGCGTGATACGGCAGTACCTGCAGCCCCTCGCCCGGACGGTAGGGATTGCGCGCCGCCTTCAGCGTCCCCGCCACCGACCAAAAAGCGCTGCGGGCAAACAAAGGCGAGCCGGCCTGGGTCACCACCACCCCTTGTGCGCTCAACCGTTCCATCAGCGCGCCATAGAACTGCCGGGTGTACAGCTTGGACAACGCCAGATTCTTGGGGTCCGGCAGATCCGCGATGATTACGTCAAAGACGCGATCCGTCCCCTCTACAAACTTCCACGCATCCATGTTGCGGATGGTTACACGTGAATCCTTCAGCGCCCCGCCATTCAGCGCCGACAACTGCGGATGGCCGCGGAACAGCTCCGTCACCCGCGGGTCAAGATCCACCAGCGTAACACTTTCCACCTCCGCCCAGCGCAGCACCTCGCGCACTGCCATGCCATCGCCGCCGCCCAGGATCAGCACGTCCTTGCGCCGCGGCGCCAGCGCCATCGCCGGGTGCACCAGGCTTTCGTGATAGCGGTGCTCATCCAACGTATCGAACTGGATCGAGTAATCCAGAAACAGCCGCACCCGGTCCTTGTAGCGGGTCACGGTGATCTGCTGATACGGCGTTGCCTCGGTCAGGATGATGTCGTCCTCAAACAGATCGGCTTCGGCCACCGACACCAGCCGCTCGGATTGCCACAGGCCCGCGAGCGTGGCGGCAAAAACCACGGCCCAGACTGCGGCCTGCGCCCGGCTGGCATCAGCGCGGAACACCCATAGCGACAGGCCGGCAACACCCAGGTTCAAGGCCCCGAAACTCAGGCTGGCCGACATCAGGCCCAGCTGCGGAATGATCAGCAGCGGAAAGGCGACCGAGGCCGCCAGCG includes these proteins:
- a CDS encoding polyamine aminopropyltransferase; translated protein: MTGAAPDGGGVRLREFWLLAATFLVAVSGLIYELIAATLSSYLLGDSVRQFSLVIGVFLSAMGLGAWLSRFVGQAMSGFIWAQIGLGVAGGFMAPAIFFSYAWMESVSVPLYGLLVLVGVLSGMEIPLIARVLKQIGAPEFRFENVLSVDYAGALAASVAFPLLIIPQLGLMSASLSFGALNLGVAGLSLWVFRADASRAQAAVWAVVFAATLAGLWQSERLVSVAEADLFEDDIILTEATPYQQITVTRYKDRVRLFLDYSIQFDTLDEHRYHESLVHPAMALAPRRKDVLILGGGDGMAVREVLRWAEVESVTLVDLDPRVTELFRGHPQLSALNGGALKDSRVTIRNMDAWKFVEGTDRVFDVIIADLPDPKNLALSKLYTRQFYGALMERLSAQGVVVTQAGSPLFARSAFWSVAGTLKAARNPYRPGEGLQVLPYHAYVPSFGDWGFVLATPQALRPRELTLPAGLKFLNAAVWQAAQVFGDDTGPVDVAINSLQSHALAGYYQDGWDQWFE